The Eggerthella guodeyinii sequence CTCGGCGGCGGAGGCGGAACCCCGCGGCGCGAAGGGCGCGGTCATTCGGCCAGCTTGAAGCCGACGCCCCACACCGTCTCGATCTCGCCCGCGGAGCCGGCAGCGCGCAGCTTGGTGCGGATGTTGCTGACATGCACGTTGATGGCCTTCTCCTCGACGGCGCTCTCCTCGTTCCACGCGATCTCGAACAGCTCGCTCTTCGTGAACGCCTTGCGCGGCCGGCGCACGAGGGCTTCGACGATGTTGAACTCGAGGCGCGTGAGACGCACCTGCTCGCCGCGCACCGTCAACGTGCGGGCGTCGGCGTCGACTTCCCAGTCTTTGTAATGCAGAGGAGCTGCGGCGCCCGGCGCGTCGGGACGGACGGCGGCGGGCTCGGCAGCAGACGGCGCGCTGCTGCGGGCTCGAGCGTGGCGCAGCTGCACCTGCACGCGGGCCAGCAGCTCGTCGAGGTCGAACGGCTTGGTGAGATAGTCGTCGGCGCCCAGCTCGAGCAGGGCCACTTTGTCGGCGGCGGTCGTGCGCGCCGACATCACGATGACGGGCACGTCGACGCTCGCGCGCACGAGCCGCACGACGTCCTCGCCCGCCAAGCCGGGCAGCATGAGGTCGGTGACGACGAGGTCGAACGGCTGGCCGCCGCTCAGCAGCAGCCGCCCCTCGCTGCCCGAGAACGCCTGCGTGCACGCGAAGCCGCTGCGGCGCAGATGAACCGCCACCACCTCGTTGATGGCGGCGTCGTCCTCGATGATCAAGATGGATGCCGGTTCGCTCATGGGGATATTGTACCGCATGGCGGCGTGCTTCTTTCGTCGGGGCAGGATCGAGAAACGACGGCTCAGACGGAGACTCCTCCGAGCTAAAATACTCGAAGCGCGGCCCCAAAGCTCAGGGCAGGGTTCCACGTTCGCAGCGCGGGACCCCGCCCCGCCCACCGCGTTAGCCTTCGTACACGATGCGGCCGTCGGAAACGGTATAGAGCACCTTCGTATCGGAGATAGTGCGCGGATCGGTTTCCAAGATGTTCTGCGCGAGCACCACCAGATCGGCACGCTTGCCCACCTCAATGGTTCCCACGAGATCGTCCATAAAGTTCTGGTAGGCGACGTTCTTCGTGTACGCTTCGAGCATTTGGTAGGCGGTCAACCCCTGTTCGGGCCAGCGATGCATGTCGGCGTTGTCTTCTCCGGCGTAGGGGCTGTTGCGGGTGACGCCCACCTCGATCTCGTCGAGCACCACATAAGGCGTCACCGGGGCGTCGGACGCACCCGATACGACTACGCCCGCCTCATGCATGTCCTTCGTGGGATACATGGCCAGCGCACGCTCCTCACCGATGTACGCCTTCTCCAGCTCGTACAGCGAATCGCCGTACATCCAAAGGAATTGGAGCGCCCCGACGATATCGAGATCGGCCATGCGCTTGACGTCGTCGTCAGTGATCGCGCAAGCGTGCGTAATGGTATGACGCGCATCACGCATCCCGTTCTCCGCGCGCGCCGCCTCGTACGCGTCGAGCGTCGCCCGCACCGCCCCGTCCCCAATTGCATGGACGTGCACCTGCACGCCCGCGGCGTCGAAGCTCTTGACCATCTCCTGGAACTCAGCATCCGGCCAGATAGGCTCACCGACCCAGCCATCTCCCAAGCCCGCTTCGGGCAGATACGGCTCAAGCATGACGGCCGTACCGCTCTCGGTCACGCCGTCATAGAAGATCTTAACCGTGTTCGTGCTGACCATGTCGGTATCCTGAGGAACGCTCGACGCGATGGTGTCGAACACGTCCTGGTAGGAGTACAGCGGATCCATCGTCGTCACAACGCGCATGCGTAGACTGAGTCGACCTTCGCGCTCCATTCGGCGATACAGATCGTTGACGTCGAGGCCGCCGCGTGTGATGTTCGTGATGCCCGTCACCCCGTACGAGTTCGCTTCCTCCATAAACGAAACGAGCGCTTCTTCCATCTGCTCATTCGTGATGGTCATCGGCACTGCACTCGAGACGAGGTCGTACGCCGCATCAGTCACACAGCCGGACGGCTCGCCGCTCGCATCGCGGTAGATGACTCCGCCTTCAGGGTTCGGCGTGTCGGTGGTGATGCCGGCCAACTCGAGCGCTCTTGAGTTGACCCACGCGGAATGCCCCGACACGTCGGTAATGACCACGGGCTTGTCGGCGCAAATCGCATCGAGGTCCGTCTTGCTGGGTCCGGGATTCGAACCGTCGGCCTGTTGGTAGGCGTTCAACATGAACGGACGCCCGAAGTACGCGTCCATCTCGGGGTGAGCGTCCACAAACGACTTGATGGCAGCCAGGTACTCGTCGTTCGTTTTCATGCCCTCAAGGTACACGTTGAACAGCTGATCGAGCCATGTCCCCGGTGCGTGGATGTGCCCGTCCATGAATCCTGGTGACAGGAATGCCCCGTCCAAGTCGATGACGTTCGTGCCGTCCGCAATAAAGGCCTCTGCGCCGGCATCGTCACCCACATACACGATCTCGTTGCCCCGTATTGCAACCGCCTCTGCCACGTCTCCTTCGCTGACCATTGTTTGCACGTGCCCGTTTCTGAACACCACATCCGCAGTCTGTTCGGATGACGCTGCCGATGGATCTCCGCTCCCGCTCGACGGAACGCTGCAACCGGCAAGGCACGCCAACGCTCCCAACGTCATCATTGCCGAACCTGCAACGAACGAGCGTCTCGTCAGACCCACCCGATCGCGTCCCTCCACCTTCGCGTTATGCCGCTTGTCCATGCCCGCTCCCTTCGAACTCGGCTTTGCTCTCTCAGGGCTCGTTTCGAACCCGATGCGCTCACCATAGAAAGTGCGCGATGCGGCGAACAGGGCAAAACGGGATTAGAACGCGGTTTAGATTTTTTCTACCCTCGCATTTCGCCGTCTCCCTCGCAAGCCCGAGCACAACGAACCGGCGACCCTTTTATAATCAAATTCTCGAAAGGGGGAGCTATGACGTACCTGCTCTTTTTCTACAACATAGCCATCAGTTTCGCGAGCCTCTACCTTTGCTCTACCTACCTGCGCCTGTATCGAGCAGAAGGCGTCAGCACCTTCCTGTACGTGGCTTTGCTGTATCTGCTCTATTTCATCGACATCATCGTGCTGTACATGTTCGATTTCATCCCAGAATTCGAAGCTACGCTCACGTGGCTGCAGGAAACCGCACCGTACGTCTACGCGTCGCTGAGCCTAGCCATGCTGTTATGCTATCGCCTCATCCTGACCAGCTCGTTTGACCGCAGCCACCCGAACCAAGAAGCGGCCTTTTGGATGATGTGCTTCCTGGGAACCGTCGTCAGCTGGACCATCCCAGATTTCGCCGTCTCGGTCATAGCGGAATGGGTCATCTCCACCGTGCTGCGCTTATGGGTCGTCATGTTCGGCATGCGCATGCTGCTCGTGCGCACAGTGCGATCAAACCGCTCGGAAGCCTTCGCGCTGGCCGCAGCGCTGGCCGTGTTCGTCGCTTGCGAGATCGCCGATTCGATCATCACCTTTCAGGGTGTTCAAGCAAACATATATCCGCTTCGGAGGGTCCCTATGGAAGTGCTGGGGTGCGCGTATCTGGCAGCGGGATTCCTCTATCTTCGTTACCGCAGGTATCTGGAACGGAAAGCTTCGGAAGCCGACCTCATCCCCGTCGTGGCGCACCGCTACGGATTGACGAAGCGCGAGGAGGAGATGTTGCGCATGCTGGCCGAAGGCATGAGCAACCGCGCTATCAGCGAACGCGAGTACATCTCAGTCGGGACAGTGAAGACACACGCCCACAACACGTACAAGAAGCTGGGCATTTCAGGGCGCTCCGAACTGGACGGCTTTCTCGCGCAAGAGCTCGAAAAAGCCAGCCGTCCGAAGCGCCCTTCGTAACATCCTGTCGTCAAGCCGCAGCAGGGGCTTCCCGTAGCAACCTCCCTCTCCTCACGCCAAAACAGGCTGCTCTTCCACCTTCTCGAACACGGGCTCTTCGACGGCGGGGCTGTTCCCGCGACTCCATGCGAGCTTCTTGCTGGACCTCATCGCCACGACCGCGAATATCGCTATCGCCACGTCGCACACGATGCAGAAGATCCAGACGGACCGGAAGCTTCCCGTCTGCTCGTAGAGCGACGTCAGCAGCGGGGCGCCCATGGAGCCCAGCACATAGCCGATGGCCGGAACCAGCGAGTATATCTTGCCGTAGTCCTTGTGGCCGAACATCGCCATGGTCAGCGTGGCGATGCCCGTGCCGAACACGGCGTACATCGAGTCGTTCAGGCCGGCGCCGATGCAGGCGAGGACCGGCGAGGCGGAGCTGAACAGCAGGCACACGAACGACAGCACCGTCACCGAGGCCCACATGACCACGGCGCGCGCCGGACCGAACTTGTCGCACGTCCAGCCGATGAGCGGGTTCCAGGCGATATCGCACAGCATCGCCACCGAAACCATGAGGCTGCCCACGTGCGGGGCGAACCCGACCGACGTCCCGTACATGGGAAACAGCTGGTTGGTCACCGTGGTCATGACGATCAGGCACATCGCGGCGATGAGCGCGATGAACGCGGGCGACTTCACCGCTCGCTTGAAGTCCACGCCCTCGGTCGATCCCTGCTCGGCGGCGGCGCCGACCTCGGCGTACCCGTACGGCAGGTAGCCCTTCACCTCGGGCTTCAGCCTGATGATGAACAGGGATGAGCCGCACATGAGCACGGCGGCCGATAAGCCGAGCACCACGTAGCCTACGCGCCAACCGGCCGTCGAGATCACCGAGTTGATGATGGGGCTCATGATGGCGTTGCACACGCTGGCGAGCGCCCAGGCGATGCCGATGGCCAAACCGGTGCGCTTGTAGAACCAGTTGTTCAGGATGATGGCGATGCCCACCGAGGTGTTGAACCCCATGCAGATGCCCACGATCGCGCCCGAGACGTACCACAGCGACACGTCGTTGTACAGGCACATCACCACCACAGCAGCCGCCTCCACGGCGTTGATCAGCGTCATATGCACGGCGATGTTCATCTTGGGAACCACGCGCCCGGCGATGGGCATGCTGATCGCCTGCCCCAGGCACACGATGGTCATGTAGAGCGTCAGCGACGACTCCTCCACGCCGAGGCTCTCGCTGACGGGCACGTAGAAGTTGCCCGCAACCACCGTGAGAAAGCCGATCGATCCCGAGATCATGAACCCGCAGGCGAGCACGACGAGCCACGCATGGCCTCGCGCCTCCTTCAAGTTTCCCTTCATGTGAATCCCTCACTTCCGAAATCCCTCTTCACGCAAGCCGGACGGCCGCGTGCGAGCGGGGCGCTTCGGGCGGGGCGCACAGGCCATGCGCTCTGGGCGAAGTGCTCCATCGAGCGAGGCCCGCGCGCACCTGTCACGCGAGCCTCCGGTTCGTTACGCGTTTTGGGCGGCGGTCACGCCGTCCGGGCAGCCCTCCCGCACGGCGACGGCTTCGGGCTCGACGGGCTCGGGCCGGGAAATCCAACCGAGCTTCCGGCTGAAGAACATACCCGCCACGATGATGACCAGCGGATACAGGTAGCAGAAGAACGCGTACGGCGCATAGGCGAGACACGGGACGCCCAGCACCGTCACCATGTACACGGCGCAGGTGTTCCACGGCACGAGCACCGAGGTGATGCCGGCGCTCGAGTTCACGATGTTGCCCCACACCTCGTTCTCCACGCCACGACGGCGGAACTCTTTGCTGTACATCTGCGTGGACAGCGTGATGGCCGGGTACTGGTCGGGCAGCAGCACGTTGAACAGCGCGCCCGAGAACACGGTGGCCGTGACCAGCTGGGCGAAGCGACGCAGGCGGCTGACGATAGGATCGACCAGCGCGTCCATGAGGTGCGTGTGCTGCATGATGCCCCCGAAGGCCATGACGAGCACGACGATGGAGATGGTGCTCATCATCTCCTGGATGCCGCCGTTGGACAGGAGCGCGTCGAGCTCGGCGAAGCCGGTGCTGCTCACCACGCCCAGGTTGGCGACCTCGACCACCGTGGACAGGTCGGAGCCCTGCAGCGTACACGCCTCGAGCATGCCGAAGGCGATGGCCACGAGGAAGGACGGGATGGCCGGCACCTTCAGGGCGATGCACACGATCATCACCGCGAGCGGGATGAGCGTGACGGGGCCGATGCTGTAGTTCGCATCAAGCGCCGTCAGCAGCGACGCGACCTGGCCCGATACGTCGGTAGAACCCGCAAGGTTGAGGTTCATGCCAATCACGAGGTATACGACGGTGCAGCCCGCGCACGTGACGAGGCACAGCACGAGGAAGCGCTTGCACAACGCGAACACGCCGCAGTCGGCGATGGCGGCGGCCAGGTTCGGCCCGTCGACCAGCGGCGAGATGATCTCGCTGACGTACGCTCCGGCGACGATGGCACCGGCAGCCATGCCCAGTGGGACGTTCAGCGCGGCGGCGATGCCCAAGAAGGCGATGCCGATGGTGCCGGCCGCGCCCCACGAGCCCAGCACGACGCCGACGACAAGCGTCACCACGAAGGCGATGGGCAGGAACAGCTCGGGCGTCACCACCATCAGGCCGTAGTAGATCATGGTGGGAACCGTGCCCGATTGGATCCACACGCCCACCAGCATGCCGATGCACATCAGGATGAGCACGGCCTCCATCGAGTCGTTGATGCCCTTGAGCATGGCATCGAGCACGTCCTCCCACGTGCGGCCCAGGTACAGGGCGATGCCGCCGGCGATGGCGCACCCGATGACCAGCGGGATCTGCGGCTCGGACCCCAACCCCACCACGCAGCCGAACATGACGACCGCAAGCGCCCCGAGCGCCAGCACGCCATGGCGAAACTTCACCTCTTTCACTGCTTTCTCTCGCGTTTTCATCGTGAGATCCTTCCTGTAGCTCGTGCAGAAGCGGTGCGGCGACCGCGGTCGGCCGCCGCACCGTCGAAGACGGCGAGGACGCCGCGTCCGGAACCTACTTGCCGATCTTCCCCAGCACCGCGTTCATGCGGGCCTCGGCCGCGTCGGCGACGGCGGCGTCCTCCTTCACCTTGGGGCAGAGGTAGGCGAGGATCGCGCGGATGGAGTGCTTGCGGTTCTCGGCCTCCACCCAGCAAAGCGAGCGCTCGGGATGGTCCATGACCTCGTCGGTCACCTCCTCGCCGCGGGTGGCCGGCAGGCAGTGCATGAACTTGGAATCGGGGCCGGCGAAGTCCATCATGTCCATCGTCACCTGGTACTTGGGGTAGAAGACGTCCATGTAGCTCGCGCCGCCCTCCTCCTCGTCGTAGAGGCCGTACCACACGTCGGTGTAGACGAAGTCGGCGCCCTTGATGCTCTCGACGTCGTCGGAGACGGTCACCGTGCCGCCGGACACCTTGCAGTTCTCCTCGGCGATCGCCATGATGTCGACGGTCTTGTCGACGACCAGGCCGCCGTCGGTCACCTGGTGGCCCTTCGGGCCGAAGTGCACGAAGTCCATGCCCATCTTCGAGGCGATGAACATCAGCGACACGCACACCTGGGTGGCGTCGCCGACGAAGGCGAGCTTGCAGTCCTCGATGGACTTGCCCTCGGGCAGGTTCTCGATCATGGTCATGAGGTCGCCGAGCTCTTGCGTGGGGTGGTTGTAGTCGGACATGCCGTTGATGACCGGGGCCGCGCTGTTGGCGGCGAGGCCGACCACGTCGGGGTGGCGGTTCACGCGGGCCATGAGGACGTCGACGAGCGAGCCCATGACGCGCGCGGTGTCCTCGAGCGTCTCGTGGCCGCCGAGCTGGATGGTGCCCGGGCCGAAGAACTGCGCGTGGCCGCCCAGGTCGGTCATGGCCGTCTCGAAGGAGATGCGGGTGCGGGTGGACACCTGCTGGAAGATCATGCCGAGGGTCCGGTCCTTCAGGATCAGCGGGTAGCGGCCGCCCTCCTCGATCATGGTCTTCATGGACCGCGCCAGCTCGATCATGTCGAGCAGCTCTTCCTTGGCGAAGTCGTTGGTGTCGATGTAGTCCTTCACTGCCATGGTTCCTCCTATGTGGGATCGGTGTCCGCGGCTTCCGGTTCGTCGGCCGCTTCTCATGGCGCACAGCATGGGAGCAGGAGGTGAGGTTGTGAAGGAATAATGGAGTTCATTTTTCGGCGCAGTTCGCCCCCAGGGGAACTGAACCAGAAATACAGCGTATGAGCAGGAGGTATTACAAAGGGGTGATAGTGCGGTCGGCATCGCATGAACCCGTTTGAACGCGTCTGAACCTTTTTGAACCGGCCCTGAACGCATTTGAACCGCTATCGCCTCCCCTTCGGAGGGTTATCATGGGCACACAGGCTCGCACCGGGGATCGAAGGGGAGTAGATCACGTTGGAAATTGTTTTCTACGTTTACACGATACTCGTCATGCTGGTTTGCATCGCCGCAAGCACGATCGCGATCTCCACGTTCCTCATCTCGCAGAACCGCACGTACCTCTTCACCGTGTTCTTCTTCCTGTTCTACTTCTTCGACCTCGTGCTCATATTCCAGAGCGAGTACCTGAACCACGGCACGCTCATTCCCCTCGATTCGTACTACGGCATCGAGCAGCCCCTGCTCAAAACCGTGTTCGCCGTGGGCATCCTGGAATCGATCTGGCTCATCGTGTGCGATTACCTCAACAAGCGGAGTCTCACGCTCAAGATCGCGCCGGCGGCCGCGTTCGTCGTCGCCAGCTTCCTCGTCGTCATGCTGATGCCCGAAGGCGATTGGAAGCAATGGTGCTTCTACAGCCTGCGCGAGGCGTTCTTCGTCTGGTGCCTTGCGTACTCCTTCGTGCAGTACCGGCGTACCGGGAGCGCCATTGAACATGCGCGGCTGCACCGGCAGAAACCGCTGTTCCTCGCAACGGCCGTGCTCGTGGTTTGCATCGTCGTCGAGAACACGCTGCTCATCCTCATCTGGACTCCGTCGGGAGCCATCGCGGCATCCCTGCTGCCGCTGTACCTGTCCGAGCGCAATTTCTCGGAGAACACCCTCGTCCTGGTGTACGCCTTCTTCGCCCTGCGCACGGGCATCAGAACCCTCCACCTCAGGGCGAAGGAGCCGCCCACCCCCGACAGCCCCGCGTCCCAGATACACATCGAGGACGTGCTGCCGCTGTACGCCGAGCAGCATCGGCTGACGCCGCGCGAGCGCGACATCCTCAGACTCACACTGCTGGGCAAGGATTACCAGAACATCGCGAGCGAGCTGCAGCTTGCCGTGGGCACGGTGAAATCGCACACGCACAACATCCTGAAGAAAACCGACCAGGCGAGCCGCCGGGAGCTCATGCAGGATTTTTGGAAGGAATAGCAAAGCGCCCCGCCGGGACCGAGGTCGGGGCGGGGCGCTTGGTGGAGCTGGCGATGCGAGGTTGCTGCGCTAGGCGGTGATCACCGTGCCGGTCTTGCCTTCGAGGCCCGCGGCGGCGCACTCGAGGCTCGTGATGAGGGCCTTGCCCTCGGGATGCGCCTGCACGAACTCGATGCAGGCCTCCACCTTCGGAAGCATGGAGCCGGGGGCGAACTGGCCCTGGGCGATGTACTCCTCGGCCTCGGCCACGGTCATCGTGGAGATCTCGGCCTGGTCGGGCTTGCCGAAGTTGATGCACACCTTCTCGACGGCCGTGAGGATGACGAGCATGTCGGCGCCGAAGTCGGCCGCGAGCTTGGCCGAGGAGCGGTCCTTGTCGATGACCGCGGGGACGCCCGTGTACTGGCCGTCCTCCTCGAACACCGGCACGCCGCCGCCGCCCGTGGACACCACGATGTAGCCGTCGTCCATGAGGTCCTTCACCGCGTCGAACTCGACGATGCGCACGGGCTTCGGCGAAGCCACCACCTGGCGCCAGCCGCGGCCGGCGTCCTCCTTGAACGTCCAACCGGTCTCGGCGGCTTTGGCCTTGGCCTCCTCCTCGGACAGGAACGCGCCGACGGGCTTCGTGGGGTTCTGGAACGCCGGGTCGTCTGGATCCACCACGGTCTGCGTGACGATGCAGGCGGTGGAGCGCATGATGCCGCGATCCTTGAGGTCGTTGAGGATGGCCTGGGACAGCTGGTAGCCGATGTAGCCCTGGCTCATGGCGCCGGCCTCGGGGAACGGCATCTCGGGGGTCTTGCCGTCGTGGGCGCTCGCGTAGGCGAAGGCGTTGTTGATCATGCCGACCTGCGGGCCGTTGCCGTGGCTGACCACGACGTTCGCGCCCTCGCCCACCATGTCCACGATGTGCTTGGCGGTGTTCTTCACGAGGTCGAGCTGCTCCTGCGGCGTGTTGCCCAGCGCATTGCCGCCGAGCGCGATGACGACCGACTTGCCGTCACCCTTCTGGTAAGGCATACGAAACTCCTTCTATCGAGGATTGATGGAAAAGGCGGAGCGGCCCCTGGCGAAAAGGACCGCTCCTGCCGCATCGCCCCCTTCGCCGGTGCGCACCGGGAAGCTGAAGGAAAACGCGCGGTTCTCTGGAAAATGCATCCTATGAATCCGCCCGGTCGGCGCGCATGAACGCACTCGACCGGGAAGATTCCAGGCGCGCCACGGCGCGCGGTACTACTTGCCGGCGGGTTCCTGCTGGGTGATGCAGTGGATGTTGCCGCCGCCGAAGACGACCTGGTCGGTCTTCACGCCCACGGCCTTGTACACGCCCTCGCCCCACGCCTCGTCGAACGCGGCCTGGATCTGCTCGACGGCCAGCGCGTCGTTCTCGTCGCCGTACTGCGGCACGATGACGCCGCCGTTGACGATGAGGAAGTTCATGTAGGAAGCGATCAGCGGCTCGTCGGCCACGCGCGGCTCGGCGTTCTCATCGGTGTCGATGGAATCGCACGAATCCTGATCCATGTACAGCGGGTTCACCGGCATGACGAGCTTGGTCACCTCGAGCTTGCGGCCCTTGGCATCCGTCGCGT is a genomic window containing:
- a CDS encoding response regulator transcription factor; this encodes MRYNIPMSEPASILIIEDDAAINEVVAVHLRRSGFACTQAFSGSEGRLLLSGGQPFDLVVTDLMLPGLAGEDVVRLVRASVDVPVIVMSARTTAADKVALLELGADDYLTKPFDLDELLARVQVQLRHARARSSAPSAAEPAAVRPDAPGAAAPLHYKDWEVDADARTLTVRGEQVRLTRLEFNIVEALVRRPRKAFTKSELFEIAWNEESAVEEKAINVHVSNIRTKLRAAGSAGEIETVWGVGFKLAE
- a CDS encoding amidohydrolase, which translates into the protein MDKRHNAKVEGRDRVGLTRRSFVAGSAMMTLGALACLAGCSVPSSGSGDPSAASSEQTADVVFRNGHVQTMVSEGDVAEAVAIRGNEIVYVGDDAGAEAFIADGTNVIDLDGAFLSPGFMDGHIHAPGTWLDQLFNVYLEGMKTNDEYLAAIKSFVDAHPEMDAYFGRPFMLNAYQQADGSNPGPSKTDLDAICADKPVVITDVSGHSAWVNSRALELAGITTDTPNPEGGVIYRDASGEPSGCVTDAAYDLVSSAVPMTITNEQMEEALVSFMEEANSYGVTGITNITRGGLDVNDLYRRMEREGRLSLRMRVVTTMDPLYSYQDVFDTIASSVPQDTDMVSTNTVKIFYDGVTESGTAVMLEPYLPEAGLGDGWVGEPIWPDAEFQEMVKSFDAAGVQVHVHAIGDGAVRATLDAYEAARAENGMRDARHTITHACAITDDDVKRMADLDIVGALQFLWMYGDSLYELEKAYIGEERALAMYPTKDMHEAGVVVSGASDAPVTPYVVLDEIEVGVTRNSPYAGEDNADMHRWPEQGLTAYQMLEAYTKNVAYQNFMDDLVGTIEVGKRADLVVLAQNILETDPRTISDTKVLYTVSDGRIVYEG
- a CDS encoding helix-turn-helix domain-containing protein encodes the protein MTYLLFFYNIAISFASLYLCSTYLRLYRAEGVSTFLYVALLYLLYFIDIIVLYMFDFIPEFEATLTWLQETAPYVYASLSLAMLLCYRLILTSSFDRSHPNQEAAFWMMCFLGTVVSWTIPDFAVSVIAEWVISTVLRLWVVMFGMRMLLVRTVRSNRSEAFALAAALAVFVACEIADSIITFQGVQANIYPLRRVPMEVLGCAYLAAGFLYLRYRRYLERKASEADLIPVVAHRYGLTKREEEMLRMLAEGMSNRAISEREYISVGTVKTHAHNTYKKLGISGRSELDGFLAQELEKASRPKRPS
- a CDS encoding MFS transporter; amino-acid sequence: MKGNLKEARGHAWLVVLACGFMISGSIGFLTVVAGNFYVPVSESLGVEESSLTLYMTIVCLGQAISMPIAGRVVPKMNIAVHMTLINAVEAAAVVVMCLYNDVSLWYVSGAIVGICMGFNTSVGIAIILNNWFYKRTGLAIGIAWALASVCNAIMSPIINSVISTAGWRVGYVVLGLSAAVLMCGSSLFIIRLKPEVKGYLPYGYAEVGAAAEQGSTEGVDFKRAVKSPAFIALIAAMCLIVMTTVTNQLFPMYGTSVGFAPHVGSLMVSVAMLCDIAWNPLIGWTCDKFGPARAVVMWASVTVLSFVCLLFSSASPVLACIGAGLNDSMYAVFGTGIATLTMAMFGHKDYGKIYSLVPAIGYVLGSMGAPLLTSLYEQTGSFRSVWIFCIVCDVAIAIFAVVAMRSSKKLAWSRGNSPAVEEPVFEKVEEQPVLA
- a CDS encoding Na+/H+ antiporter NhaC family protein; translated protein: MKTREKAVKEVKFRHGVLALGALAVVMFGCVVGLGSEPQIPLVIGCAIAGGIALYLGRTWEDVLDAMLKGINDSMEAVLILMCIGMLVGVWIQSGTVPTMIYYGLMVVTPELFLPIAFVVTLVVGVVLGSWGAAGTIGIAFLGIAAALNVPLGMAAGAIVAGAYVSEIISPLVDGPNLAAAIADCGVFALCKRFLVLCLVTCAGCTVVYLVIGMNLNLAGSTDVSGQVASLLTALDANYSIGPVTLIPLAVMIVCIALKVPAIPSFLVAIAFGMLEACTLQGSDLSTVVEVANLGVVSSTGFAELDALLSNGGIQEMMSTISIVVLVMAFGGIMQHTHLMDALVDPIVSRLRRFAQLVTATVFSGALFNVLLPDQYPAITLSTQMYSKEFRRRGVENEVWGNIVNSSAGITSVLVPWNTCAVYMVTVLGVPCLAYAPYAFFCYLYPLVIIVAGMFFSRKLGWISRPEPVEPEAVAVREGCPDGVTAAQNA
- the ptcA gene encoding putrescine carbamoyltransferase, coding for MAVKDYIDTNDFAKEELLDMIELARSMKTMIEEGGRYPLILKDRTLGMIFQQVSTRTRISFETAMTDLGGHAQFFGPGTIQLGGHETLEDTARVMGSLVDVLMARVNRHPDVVGLAANSAAPVINGMSDYNHPTQELGDLMTMIENLPEGKSIEDCKLAFVGDATQVCVSLMFIASKMGMDFVHFGPKGHQVTDGGLVVDKTVDIMAIAEENCKVSGGTVTVSDDVESIKGADFVYTDVWYGLYDEEEGGASYMDVFYPKYQVTMDMMDFAGPDSKFMHCLPATRGEEVTDEVMDHPERSLCWVEAENRKHSIRAILAYLCPKVKEDAAVADAAEARMNAVLGKIGK
- a CDS encoding LuxR C-terminal-related transcriptional regulator: MEIVFYVYTILVMLVCIAASTIAISTFLISQNRTYLFTVFFFLFYFFDLVLIFQSEYLNHGTLIPLDSYYGIEQPLLKTVFAVGILESIWLIVCDYLNKRSLTLKIAPAAAFVVASFLVVMLMPEGDWKQWCFYSLREAFFVWCLAYSFVQYRRTGSAIEHARLHRQKPLFLATAVLVVCIVVENTLLILIWTPSGAIAASLLPLYLSERNFSENTLVLVYAFFALRTGIRTLHLRAKEPPTPDSPASQIHIEDVLPLYAEQHRLTPRERDILRLTLLGKDYQNIASELQLAVGTVKSHTHNILKKTDQASRRELMQDFWKE
- the arcC gene encoding carbamate kinase; protein product: MPYQKGDGKSVVIALGGNALGNTPQEQLDLVKNTAKHIVDMVGEGANVVVSHGNGPQVGMINNAFAYASAHDGKTPEMPFPEAGAMSQGYIGYQLSQAILNDLKDRGIMRSTACIVTQTVVDPDDPAFQNPTKPVGAFLSEEEAKAKAAETGWTFKEDAGRGWRQVVASPKPVRIVEFDAVKDLMDDGYIVVSTGGGGVPVFEEDGQYTGVPAVIDKDRSSAKLAADFGADMLVILTAVEKVCINFGKPDQAEISTMTVAEAEEYIAQGQFAPGSMLPKVEACIEFVQAHPEGKALITSLECAAAGLEGKTGTVITA